CAACAGCTTTCGCATTATAAACTGTTTGAGACATATCACCTGCAAATGCTTTTAGCTCTTCGACGTTTGTATTTATTTCTTTTAAGGATGTAACGGTATTTTCTGCCAATTTACGCACTTCACTTGCAACAACCGCAAATCCTTTTCCTTGCTCTCCAGCTCGCGCAGCCTCAATAGACGCATTCAGAGCAAGTAAGTTCGTTTGTTGTGCAATTTCATTAATAATCCCGACAACATTTTCGATTGTTTTCACTTGTTCTTGTAAATGTTCAAATTGACTTACAATGTGTTCAAATGTTTCTTCTGTTTTAATAATTTCACTTAATGCTTGCGTAATCACTTCACGACCTTGTTCGGCATTCGAAACTGCTTGTTCCGTTTCTTCGGCAACATCTTGTGCATTTCTAGCTACTTCATCAATGGAAACTGCTAATTCTTCTCCAGAAGCTGCTGCCATTTGCACATCGCTCGTTTGTTGTTTTAATTTTTTTAGTAAATCTTTAATAAATGAAATTTCTGCATTTTTTTCTAAAATGTCTGATACGTGACACGTTATTTCTTCACTAAATTTTTCTGTAAATACTTCAATACATATTTGACGTTGCACATTTGTAGCGCGTCGTAATGATTCTAACAGATTTAAACATGCATTGGGGTGTAATCCTTTTTTTGACAAAATGTACGTTGTCACAAAAAAGTTCACTTGATCAAAAGCTACGATTAATTTCCCTTGAGGATAATTAGCAACACGAAATTTTAAATAAAACGAAATACAGTCATCAACAAATGCCTCGTTTCTTTCATTTTGAAAAAAGATGGTGATATAATGCTTGATGTCTTGTTCAGTGATAGAAGTATCTTCTGATCGCATTTCTTTAAAATAGTCACGTAAAATACGAATTGCCTCCGGAATCACCGGCTCCGCAATGTTATAAATTTCCTGTAAATTCATTAAGTCTTCTTGTTCAAAATTATTGAACGATAATGTTTCTTGAAAACGACCTTTTACTGATAAATTAGTCCCTACTTGCACCAATCGTTCTGCACTTGCAAACGGACGAAAACGACTCATTCCCCATACCTCCTGTGAATAAATACTTATTCATATTTACCTATACTTTATCATAATATTGTAAATTTTCCTATAAATTTATATAACTACTTTATGTGTTTCTTGTTCAATACATT
The genomic region above belongs to Massilibacterium senegalense and contains:
- a CDS encoding globin-coupled sensor protein, which codes for MSRFRPFASAERLVQVGTNLSVKGRFQETLSFNNFEQEDLMNLQEIYNIAEPVIPEAIRILRDYFKEMRSEDTSITEQDIKHYITIFFQNERNEAFVDDCISFYLKFRVANYPQGKLIVAFDQVNFFVTTYILSKKGLHPNACLNLLESLRRATNVQRQICIEVFTEKFSEEITCHVSDILEKNAEISFIKDLLKKLKQQTSDVQMAAASGEELAVSIDEVARNAQDVAEETEQAVSNAEQGREVITQALSEIIKTEETFEHIVSQFEHLQEQVKTIENVVGIINEIAQQTNLLALNASIEAARAGEQGKGFAVVASEVRKLAENTVTSLKEINTNVEELKAFAGDMSQTVYNAKAVVQAGAKEANDAVPLLTDITKTIVNINDATSNTAAIAEEQASAVNDVASRMTSIAQVTEEISDLGELTGKAIHALSKRIEEFRLDIVNHNIHLSTKSLLNLAKSDHILWKWKIYNMILGYEHVREEDAGTHYLCRLGKWYYDEETKMRVGHLPEYKQLETPHAAVHDQARLAAKAYQAGDIEQAEYHLQLIEEASQQVLVYIEQIQKQL